DNA from Methanobrevibacter oralis:
ACAATGCCACATCCGGCTTTGATAACATCACACTATCCAATAGTACCAACACAACACTTGTAAAAGACCCCCATATTAAAGTGATTAAATTAACCAATAATCCCATCGTAATCGTTGGAAATCTAGTTAGTTTCACAATAAAAGTCATCAACACAGGAGACTGCAACTTAAATAATGTCTTTGTTGAAGAGTCTAGCTATGATGGCCTCATTTACGATTCTTTTATTGGCAATAACTGGACCAAATCCGGTAACAAATTCATTTACAATAAAATTTTAGGCGTAGGAAAAGAAGCTAGCTTCAATGTTAATTTTAAAACAATTAAATCAGGAAACTTTACCAATGTAGTAGTTGTAGGATCTAATGAAACACCAAATTCCACAACCAACAATACAACACAATCAGTCTCTCCTAAATTAAGCGTTATTAAAATTTCCAACACTAACATCGTAAAAGTTGGTCAAAAATGCAGCTTTACCATCGTTGTTCGCAACACAGGAGACTATAGACTTACAAAAGTCTTTGTAATTGAAAAATCATATAAAGGACTTACATATGACTCATTTAAAGGCTCAAATTGGATTAAAATTGGAAACAAATTCATTTACAAAAAAACTTTAAAAGTAGGCGAATCGGCTAACTTCACCATTTTCTTCAAAACAAACAAAGTAGGAAACTTTACCAATGTTATAATGGCAGGAAGTAACGAAACACCAAATTCCACTGTTAATAACACTACTAAAGTTATAAATAAGTCCCAATCTGATGAAGAATCTAACAAAACTCCAGAAAAGCAAGACATTGTAAAAGAAACAAAAATTGAAAAAGCAACAGGTAATCCAATATTAATGTTACTAATGGTATTAATATTAATTCCATTATTAAAACGTAAATATTAATTACCTTTTTTTTTGGAGGGTGGGACGAAATTTTTTAATTTTGTTTTTATTGGGTTAAGTTTTTTTAATTTTTAAGATTTGACACAAAGGCACTGTTTTTAAATTTTATTTTGCTTATTTTTTATTCCAATTTTATATACTATGAAGTACAGTCTTTTATTATAGATATTAATATTTATGGTTGTTTATTCATGGTTTTAAGAGATGATAATATAAATCAGATCATGTTAGTTCCTGGACTTACGAAATTCGATTCCTAAAGATCATCTGTGTTATTTTATTAAAAATTTGGTTGATTTAATTGATTGTTATAAAGTGAACTAGGAATTTCGTGAAAAGCCCGGTAAATTTGTTTATCCGCGTGAATTATTATTTAAGCTAGTTTTGATGAGTGTTATGGTGGATTGTTTTCAAGGGAAATTGAAAGAAAAATACGAACGGATATTTCATATATGTATCTTGCGCGATGGAAAAGCCAGATTATATAGATAATTTCGAAATTTAAAGTTGATTATTCAGATTTATAGTTTCGGACAAAAAATTTTTTAGTTCACCATGATGAATTTATTGATCCAATTTTTTATAGTAGGAATCTCTATTTACGATTCTATAGAATTCTTTTTCGAATAGTTTTTCCATAAATTCTGTTGTATCAAATAAATAATATGCCATATACTTTTTTTATTGATTTTCAGACTTGTTCTATTGGATTTAAGTGAGGGGAATGGAGAGGTAAATGAATTAATTTTATATTTAATATTTCACATGCTTGAATCACTAAATTAGCTTTATGAACTGAGTAATTATCTAATATAACTACAAGTTTTCTTTCTTTTTGTAAATTATTG
Protein-coding regions in this window:
- a CDS encoding DUF11 domain-containing protein, translated to ERYFGNALDGIRDDSLKLLRNSISGEYVGEYLKILIYTLVNKEEDLNHTGLNYAVWLFSDGEFRNSNNTLVKKVLELYDSGLRIPNINASKRLNNGSIIFYNFSSLITPSIWQNLILFKFRHANITENLTKETLNKTIIINNTVEFKITLTNTGNESIKNAFIQDNDYSNGLIYQGWKPITGNWTYNNMKWILNNPLKAGESVSIIIIFKALKNGTLINNATSGFDNITLSNSTNTTLVKDPHIKVIKLTNNPIVIVGNLVSFTIKVINTGDCNLNNVFVEESSYDGLIYDSFIGNNWTKSGNKFIYNKILGVGKEASFNVNFKTIKSGNFTNVVVVGSNETPNSTTNNTTQSVSPKLSVIKISNTNIVKVGQKCSFTIVVRNTGDYRLTKVFVIEKSYKGLTYDSFKGSNWIKIGNKFIYKKTLKVGESANFTIFFKTNKVGNFTNVIMAGSNETPNSTVNNTTKVINKSQSDEESNKTPEKQDIVKETKIEKATGNPILMLLMVLILIPLLKRKY